The Clostridioides sp. ES-S-0010-02 genome window below encodes:
- a CDS encoding TetR/AcrR family transcriptional regulator, producing the protein MKTNNMKQAILLSATNLIAKNGVQNTSLADIAKDVNISKGTLYYHYSSKNDIIYNIADTHLEVITSAILNCVKNVKSKNSQIEMVNLILEKISTIESRGRVHMYLICEAITSNDDLKERMRLKYIEWRATLKSEIIESLEKYSGDENEQDAESFSFLLMSIVDGLVVQSLLKTEKMPYENIASFLVNHWI; encoded by the coding sequence ATGAAAACAAATAATATGAAACAAGCTATTTTATTATCTGCTACTAATTTAATAGCCAAAAATGGAGTTCAAAATACCAGTCTTGCTGATATTGCAAAAGATGTGAATATAAGTAAGGGTACACTATATTATCACTACTCATCTAAAAATGATATTATATATAACATTGCTGATACTCATTTAGAAGTTATAACTAGTGCTATATTAAACTGTGTAAAAAATGTCAAATCCAAAAATTCTCAAATAGAAATGGTCAACTTAATACTAGAAAAAATATCTACTATAGAAAGTCGTGGTAGAGTACATATGTATCTTATTTGTGAAGCTATTACTTCAAATGATGATTTAAAAGAAAGAATGAGATTGAAATATATTGAATGGCGAGCTACCCTTAAATCTGAAATTATTGAATCTCTTGAAAAATATAGTGGTGATGAGAATGAACAGGATGCTGAATCCTTTTCTTTTTTACTTATGTCTATAGTTGATGGTTTAGTTGTCCAAAGCTTGTTAAAAACAGAAAAAATGCCTTATGAAAATATCGCT
- a CDS encoding DegV family protein, with protein MDKIKLIVDSACDLPNHIIEKYNIEVIGLNVSFGEENYISGKEIDNETFYRKMDESKLLPKTSCPSPDKFLEAYQCEEESILVISISSGLSGTYNSALLAKDMFEKEGNNKKIEIIDSLSGSIGIGQLVLKAAILIKEGKELEEIVSIIDRYKDNPPFYGTLETLENAIKGGRINPIAGKIINTLNFKAIIQVADGIVTPIDKARGEGNSLKKLIQLVESKIIDKEEKVLFIGHANCPEKAQKVRETMEKDVKYKDVVICEVGSVMGTYTSKGAILITAI; from the coding sequence ATGGATAAAATAAAATTGATAGTAGACAGTGCATGTGACTTACCTAATCATATAATAGAGAAATACAATATTGAAGTTATTGGTTTAAATGTATCTTTTGGAGAAGAGAACTATATATCTGGGAAGGAAATAGATAATGAAACTTTCTACAGAAAAATGGATGAAAGTAAATTATTGCCAAAAACATCATGTCCTTCACCAGATAAGTTTTTAGAAGCATATCAATGCGAAGAGGAAAGTATATTAGTAATTAGCATAAGTTCAGGATTATCTGGAACTTATAATAGTGCACTTTTGGCAAAAGACATGTTCGAAAAAGAAGGAAATAATAAAAAAATTGAAATTATAGATTCACTTAGTGGGTCAATTGGCATAGGACAATTAGTATTAAAAGCGGCAATATTAATAAAAGAAGGAAAAGAACTTGAAGAAATTGTTTCAATAATAGATAGATATAAAGACAATCCACCATTTTATGGAACTCTAGAGACATTAGAAAATGCTATAAAAGGAGGTAGAATAAATCCAATAGCAGGAAAAATTATAAATACATTAAATTTTAAGGCTATAATACAAGTTGCAGATGGGATTGTAACTCCAATAGATAAGGCAAGGGGTGAAGGGAATAGCTTGAAAAAACTGATTCAGTTAGTAGAATCAAAAATTATAGATAAAGAAGAGAAGGTTTTATTTATAGGACATGCTAACTGCCCTGAAAAAGCTCAAAAAGTAAGAGAAACTATGGAAAAAGATGTTAAATATAAAGACGTTGTAATCTGTGAAGTTGGTTCAGTAATGGGAACATATACTTCAAAAGGTGCAATTTTGATAACTGCAATATAA
- a CDS encoding aminopeptidase P family protein encodes MKTQRLNAVLEQMKKDDISQMLVSDPTSIFYLTGLLIHPGERLLALYLNLNGNNKLFINELFPVAEDLGVEMVWFNDTQNPIEIVTEHVDKNATMGVDKNWPARFLLSLIESGGGSKFVNSSYIIDTLRMCKDEEEKELMRIASRLNDKGMEQLKATVSGELTEKQLVGKLSKIYEDLGADGFSFDPIIGFGPNGANPHGEPGNALVKPGDAIILDIGCIKDNYCADMTRTVFYKEIPEKGREIFEIVLEANKRAEAIVKPGVRFCDIDAAARDYITEKGYGQYFTHRTGHSIGLEVHDKGDVSSINTDTVQPGMIFSIEPGIYLPGEFGVRIEDLVLVTEDGCEILNKYDKEICVVG; translated from the coding sequence ATGAAGACTCAAAGATTAAATGCTGTACTTGAACAAATGAAAAAAGATGATATTTCTCAAATGTTGGTAAGTGATCCTACTTCAATATTTTATTTAACAGGATTACTAATCCACCCAGGTGAAAGACTGTTAGCTTTATACTTAAATTTAAATGGTAATAATAAATTATTTATAAATGAATTATTCCCAGTTGCAGAAGATTTAGGTGTTGAAATGGTTTGGTTTAATGATACTCAAAATCCAATAGAAATAGTAACTGAACATGTAGACAAAAATGCTACTATGGGTGTTGACAAAAACTGGCCAGCTAGATTCTTATTAAGCTTAATAGAATCAGGTGGAGGAAGTAAATTTGTAAACTCATCTTATATAATAGATACTTTAAGAATGTGTAAAGATGAAGAAGAAAAAGAATTAATGAGAATAGCTTCAAGATTAAATGACAAAGGTATGGAACAACTTAAAGCTACTGTTTCTGGTGAACTTACAGAAAAACAACTTGTTGGTAAATTATCTAAAATATATGAAGACTTAGGTGCTGATGGATTTTCATTTGACCCTATAATAGGATTTGGTCCTAATGGAGCTAATCCACATGGAGAACCAGGAAATGCTCTTGTAAAACCTGGTGATGCAATAATATTAGATATAGGTTGCATAAAAGATAATTATTGTGCTGATATGACAAGAACTGTATTCTATAAAGAAATACCTGAAAAAGGTAGAGAAATATTTGAAATAGTTCTTGAAGCCAATAAGAGAGCTGAAGCTATTGTAAAACCAGGAGTTAGATTCTGTGATATAGATGCAGCTGCTCGTGATTACATAACTGAAAAAGGATATGGACAATACTTCACTCATAGAACTGGTCACTCTATAGGACTTGAAGTTCATGATAAGGGAGATGTATCTTCTATAAATACAGATACTGTACAACCAGGAATGATATTCTCTATAGAACCAGGTATATATTTACCAGGAGAGTTTGGAGTTAGAATAGAAGATTTAGTACTAGTTACTGAAGATGGTTGCGAAATACTAAACAAATATGACAAAGAAATATGTGTGGTTGGTTGA
- a CDS encoding amino acid permease yields MEKKKIGLWSLVFMNVSALYGIRWIAKSTASSFGLGLGAIPMWLLFSFIYFVPGALICAELASTYQKGDGGLYDWVKEAFGEKYGFLVSWLNWTAKIFWYSSFLTFLAVNVSYTIGNPALADNKIFVLILSLVIFWILSIIATKGISFTKIFTNTGALGSTIPSAILIIFSFLAVLVLKKHDMASTYTIASMTPKLNMDAFVAISAIMFGLAGAETAANFITEIDKPEKNFPKAILISAGIVASLYVLGSIAITMIIPPDQITASKGVLDALAAVCESLGIGSWLVQLIAFGIAFSILGAIVLYIASPIKMLFGSVKKGVFPDSLVEVNKHKIPSKAVILQAIIVTIILLVTTLMPSVDAIYNVLVTMTALTALFPYVLLYASYIKLRKERPDEIRPYTMAKSTGTCIGLAKMVLTVTVVGILLSAAPVMPTFAENIIYEIEMIGGGLLVILSGLWLWNRYEKRTAK; encoded by the coding sequence ATGGAAAAGAAAAAAATAGGCCTATGGAGTTTGGTATTTATGAATGTATCAGCTTTATATGGTATAAGATGGATAGCTAAGTCGACAGCGTCAAGCTTCGGTTTAGGATTAGGTGCAATACCTATGTGGTTATTATTCTCATTTATATATTTCGTACCAGGAGCTTTAATTTGTGCTGAATTAGCTTCTACATATCAAAAAGGTGATGGAGGTTTATATGATTGGGTTAAGGAAGCCTTTGGAGAAAAATATGGCTTTTTAGTTTCTTGGTTAAACTGGACAGCTAAAATATTTTGGTATTCTTCATTCCTAACTTTTTTAGCAGTAAATGTTTCTTATACAATAGGAAATCCAGCACTTGCAGATAATAAGATATTTGTACTTATATTATCTTTAGTAATATTCTGGATATTATCTATTATAGCAACTAAAGGAATAAGCTTTACAAAAATATTTACTAATACAGGTGCATTAGGTTCAACAATACCAAGTGCTATACTTATAATATTTTCATTTTTAGCAGTATTAGTATTGAAAAAACATGATATGGCTTCAACATATACAATAGCTTCAATGACTCCAAAACTTAATATGGATGCATTTGTTGCTATATCAGCTATAATGTTTGGTTTAGCAGGAGCAGAAACTGCAGCTAACTTTATAACAGAGATAGATAAGCCTGAAAAGAACTTCCCTAAAGCTATATTAATATCAGCTGGAATAGTTGCTTCATTATATGTATTAGGTTCTATTGCAATAACAATGATAATACCACCAGACCAAATTACTGCTTCTAAAGGTGTGTTAGATGCGCTTGCAGCTGTTTGTGAATCTTTAGGAATAGGTTCTTGGTTAGTTCAATTGATAGCTTTTGGTATAGCTTTTTCAATATTAGGAGCAATAGTTCTTTATATAGCATCACCAATAAAAATGTTATTTGGTAGTGTTAAAAAAGGAGTATTTCCAGATAGTTTGGTAGAAGTAAATAAACACAAGATACCTTCGAAAGCAGTTATACTTCAAGCAATAATAGTTACTATAATATTATTAGTGACTACATTAATGCCTTCTGTTGATGCTATATACAATGTTCTTGTAACTATGACAGCATTAACTGCATTATTCCCATATGTATTGTTATATGCTTCTTATATTAAGCTAAGAAAAGAGAGACCAGATGAAATTAGACCATATACTATGGCAAAATCAACAGGTACTTGTATAGGTTTAGCGAAAATGGTTTTAACTGTAACTGTAGTTGGTATATTATTATCAGCAGCACCAGTTATGCCTACATTTGCTGAAAATATCATATATGAAATAGAAATGATTGGTGGAGGTCTTCTAGTTATCTTATCTGGTCTATGGTTATGGAATAGATATGAAAAGAGAACAGCTAAATAA
- a CDS encoding 5'-methylthioadenosine/adenosylhomocysteine nucleosidase, which yields MNVIGIIGAMDEEVSILVNLMDIKEIVKKASLEFHKGTLEGKNVVLVKCGIGKVNSALCAQILISEFEVDAIVNTGVAGALNENLNVNDIVISTDAIQYDIDTTAFGDPKGVIPRMETSVFKADERLVEAAYKSSVEETKTHKVLKGRVVTGDIFINSKELKEELVNDFGGYCGEMEGGAIAHVCYLNNVPFVIIRAMSDKADGSAGVAYEVFVHEAANNSKDIVLSMLKSI from the coding sequence ATGAACGTAATAGGAATTATAGGTGCAATGGATGAAGAAGTAAGTATATTAGTGAATTTAATGGATATTAAAGAAATTGTAAAAAAAGCTAGCTTAGAATTTCATAAAGGAACTTTAGAAGGAAAAAATGTTGTTTTAGTAAAATGTGGTATAGGAAAAGTTAACTCTGCTCTTTGTGCACAAATATTAATAAGTGAATTTGAAGTTGATGCTATTGTCAATACAGGTGTTGCGGGGGCTTTAAATGAAAATCTTAATGTCAATGATATAGTAATTTCAACTGATGCGATACAATACGATATAGATACTACTGCATTTGGAGACCCTAAAGGTGTTATACCAAGAATGGAAACATCTGTATTTAAAGCAGATGAAAGACTCGTAGAAGCTGCTTATAAATCTTCTGTAGAAGAAACAAAAACGCATAAAGTATTAAAAGGAAGAGTAGTAACAGGAGATATATTTATAAACTCTAAAGAATTAAAAGAAGAGTTAGTAAATGATTTTGGCGGGTATTGTGGAGAGATGGAAGGTGGAGCTATAGCTCATGTATGTTACTTAAATAATGTTCCATTTGTCATAATAAGAGCAATGTCTGATAAAGCAGATGGAAGTGCTGGCGTTGCATATGAAGTATTTGTACATGAGGCCGCCAACAATTCTAAAGATATCGTATTAAGCATGTTAAAATCAATATAA
- the trpS gene encoding tryptophan--tRNA ligase produces MSEKKVIFSGAQPSGKMTLGNYLGAIKNWTELQENYNCYYSIVDLHAITVPQDPKVLRANTIELLAQYLACGLDPEKNTIFIQSHVKEHVELMWILNTMTYMGELSRMTQFKDKSQKSEANLNAGLFTYPVLMAADILLYQADLVPVGDDQKQHLELSRDLANRFNNRFSPTFVVPEGYYPKGGARVMSLQEPTKKMSKSDSNDNAFILLADDSDTIKRKIKRSVTDSLGVVKYTDEQPGIKNLLDIYSNLSKKSVEEIVNMYEGKGYGVFKEDVAEVVSEALRPIREKYVDLLNNKDYLEKIYTMGAEKAEKQARKTLRKVYKKVGFIERRY; encoded by the coding sequence ATGAGTGAAAAAAAGGTTATATTTAGTGGTGCACAACCATCAGGTAAGATGACTCTAGGAAACTATTTAGGAGCTATAAAAAACTGGACTGAACTTCAAGAAAATTATAATTGTTATTATAGTATTGTTGATTTACATGCAATAACAGTACCTCAAGACCCTAAAGTTTTGAGAGCTAATACTATAGAATTACTTGCTCAATATCTAGCTTGTGGATTAGATCCAGAAAAAAATACTATATTTATACAATCACATGTTAAAGAGCATGTTGAACTTATGTGGATATTAAATACAATGACTTATATGGGTGAATTAAGTAGAATGACTCAATTTAAAGATAAATCACAAAAGAGTGAAGCAAATCTAAATGCAGGATTATTTACGTATCCAGTTCTTATGGCTGCTGATATACTATTATATCAAGCTGATTTGGTTCCAGTTGGAGATGACCAAAAACAACATTTAGAGCTATCTCGTGATTTAGCAAATAGATTTAATAATAGATTTTCACCTACATTTGTAGTCCCAGAAGGATACTATCCAAAAGGCGGAGCAAGAGTAATGAGTTTACAAGAACCAACTAAGAAAATGAGTAAATCTGATTCAAATGACAACGCATTTATATTATTGGCAGATGATTCAGATACTATAAAGAGAAAGATTAAGAGAAGTGTTACTGATTCTTTAGGTGTTGTAAAGTATACTGATGAACAACCTGGTATTAAAAACTTACTTGATATATATTCTAATTTAAGTAAAAAGAGTGTAGAAGAAATTGTAAACATGTATGAAGGTAAAGGTTATGGAGTATTTAAAGAAGATGTAGCTGAAGTAGTATCAGAAGCTTTAAGACCAATAAGAGAAAAATACGTTGACCTTCTTAATAATAAAGATTATTTAGAAAAAATCTATACTATGGGAGCTGAAAAGGCTGAAAAGCAAGCTAGAAAAACTCTTAGAAAAGTTTATAAAAAGGTTGGGTTTATAGAGAGAAGATATTAA
- a CDS encoding histidine kinase: protein MKTSILIALIEKTSLIVVLFLLITKLKTFKQIFQKEEYSLNDLICISLVFTFLAIFGTYNGINYMGSIVNTRIISIVSGGVLFGPIVGITAGLLSGIHRYFMDIGGITSMPCLLSSILAGVLSGFLYKKIPKKHRVIYGILVGMISESFTILLIYLISQPHSLAIQIINGIYLPLIVGQIGIGFVISIVEGIEKDKKDIEARNKAEIKALQRQINPHFLFNSLNTIASFIRFNPDKARELIINLSTYLRYNLEYSDNLIDINKEIEQVKSFVEIEKARFGDLLTIIYDIDDVNIKIPSLIIQPIVENAIIHGVLESGRAGVVKISIKKLQHSLENTIRISIEDNGIGISEEVINNVYQDNMPENKIGLYNVHLRLKLMYGSGLNMRRTDKGTLIMFYVKE, encoded by the coding sequence ATGAAAACATCAATTTTAATAGCATTAATAGAAAAAACAAGCCTTATTGTAGTATTATTTCTTCTAATAACAAAGCTAAAAACATTTAAACAAATATTTCAAAAAGAAGAATATAGCTTAAATGATTTGATTTGTATATCTTTAGTTTTTACTTTTCTAGCTATATTTGGTACTTACAATGGCATAAATTATATGGGGTCAATAGTAAATACGCGAATAATATCTATAGTATCAGGAGGCGTTTTATTTGGACCAATTGTAGGTATTACAGCAGGGTTGCTATCAGGTATACATAGGTATTTTATGGATATTGGAGGTATAACATCCATGCCATGCCTTTTATCAAGTATACTAGCAGGTGTGTTATCAGGATTTTTGTATAAGAAGATACCAAAGAAGCATAGAGTGATATATGGAATACTAGTAGGTATGATTTCTGAAAGTTTTACTATATTACTTATATATTTAATATCACAGCCTCATTCTCTAGCAATTCAAATAATTAATGGAATATACTTGCCTCTAATTGTCGGACAAATTGGTATAGGATTTGTTATATCTATAGTTGAGGGAATTGAAAAAGATAAAAAGGATATAGAAGCAAGAAATAAAGCAGAAATAAAAGCACTTCAAAGGCAAATTAATCCGCATTTTTTATTTAATTCTCTAAATACAATAGCATCCTTTATAAGATTTAATCCAGATAAAGCTAGAGAACTCATAATAAATTTATCAACTTACTTGAGATACAATCTTGAATATAGTGATAACTTGATAGACATAAATAAAGAGATTGAGCAAGTTAAATCTTTTGTAGAAATAGAAAAGGCTAGATTTGGAGATTTATTAACTATAATTTATGATATAGATGATGTAAATATAAAAATTCCAAGTTTAATTATACAACCAATAGTAGAGAATGCAATTATACATGGAGTTTTGGAAAGTGGAAGAGCTGGTGTGGTAAAAATATCTATAAAAAAATTACAACATTCATTAGAAAATACTATTAGAATATCGATTGAGGATAATGGTATAGGTATAAGTGAAGAAGTTATAAATAATGTATATCAAGATAATATGCCAGAAAATAAGATTGGACTTTATAATGTTCATTTAAGACTTAAGCTAATGTATGGAAGTGGTCTTAATATGAGAAGAACTGATAAAGGAACTTTAATTATGTTTTACGTAAAGGAGTAA
- a CDS encoding response regulator transcription factor, which yields MKAIIVEDEFPARKELRYFIENKSEIEVVSEFTNGIEVLDFIQENKIDVIFLDINIPHLDGMLLAKTLNQFKARPKIVFITAYENYAVDAFSLGVFDYVLKPYSEDRITSMLDKLEKSETNSSEISSDNNYISSDKKCIINQNIEEITHKISLWKGDKLVVIDIDDIYYCEANERQTFIYTEKETFILKEGISEVENIINDKTFFRTHRSYIVNLTKVKEIIPWFNNTYILKLKDSDYEVTVSRSRIKEFRLLMHI from the coding sequence ATGAAAGCAATAATAGTTGAGGATGAGTTTCCAGCAAGAAAAGAATTGAGATATTTTATTGAAAATAAAAGCGAGATTGAGGTAGTAAGTGAATTTACTAATGGCATAGAAGTACTAGATTTTATTCAAGAAAATAAAATAGATGTAATTTTTTTGGACATAAATATACCTCATCTTGATGGAATGTTACTTGCAAAAACATTAAATCAATTTAAAGCAAGACCTAAAATAGTATTTATAACAGCATATGAAAATTATGCAGTAGATGCTTTTTCATTAGGTGTATTTGACTATGTACTTAAGCCTTATTCTGAGGATAGGATTACATCAATGTTGGATAAGTTAGAGAAAAGTGAAACAAATAGTAGTGAAATATCTAGTGATAATAATTATATATCTAGTGATAAAAAATGTATAATAAATCAAAATATAGAGGAAATAACACATAAAATTAGCCTTTGGAAAGGTGATAAATTGGTTGTAATAGATATTGATGATATATATTACTGTGAGGCTAATGAAAGACAGACATTTATATATACTGAAAAGGAAACATTTATACTAAAAGAGGGTATATCAGAAGTAGAAAACATAATAAATGATAAAACTTTTTTTAGAACACACAGGTCTTACATAGTAAATTTAACTAAAGTAAAAGAAATTATCCCATGGTTTAATAACACATACATATTGAAGTTAAAAGATAGTGATTATGAAGTAACTGTAAGTAGAAGTAGAATAAAAGAATTTAGGCTATTAATGCACATATAA
- a CDS encoding carbon starvation protein A translates to MVSFLGSMVVLIVGYFIYGTFVEKVFGINDKNQTPAIACRDGVDYVPMKWKRIFLIQFLNIAGLGPIFGAIQGALFGPSAFLWIVFGTIFAGGVHDFASGYLSMKNKGTSASELVGLYLGNSAKIAMRIFSVILLVLVGVVFITGPAGLLKTLTGVNTQIWVGVIILYYIMATVLPIDKLIGKIYPLFGAALLIMAVGVAGGLIIKGYNIPNINLQNMNPNGTPLFPYLFITIACGAISGFHATQSPLMARCVERESEARPVFYGSMVAEGIIALVWAAAAMSYFHGIPQLNVIFNDGGAATVVNTVSVGLMGPIGGALAILGVVACPITSGDTAFRSARLTIADAMNYNQDAVKNRFLIALPLFAVGVALTFIDFNIIWRYFSWANQTLAMIMLWTGSAYLVKANKNHYITTLPALFMTVVTFSYIMQAKEGFRLPVNISNGIGVAVAIILGILFFKKAKDIKEQNTHKLAS, encoded by the coding sequence ATGGTAAGTTTTTTAGGTTCAATGGTGGTACTTATAGTAGGTTATTTTATTTATGGTACTTTTGTAGAAAAGGTTTTTGGAATTAATGATAAAAATCAAACTCCAGCTATAGCTTGTAGAGATGGTGTAGATTATGTTCCAATGAAATGGAAAAGAATTTTCTTAATTCAATTCTTAAATATCGCAGGTTTAGGTCCTATATTTGGTGCTATACAAGGTGCATTATTTGGGCCATCAGCATTTTTATGGATAGTATTTGGGACAATTTTTGCAGGTGGTGTACATGACTTTGCTTCTGGATATTTATCTATGAAGAATAAAGGTACATCTGCATCAGAGTTAGTAGGTCTTTACTTAGGCAATAGTGCAAAAATAGCAATGAGAATATTTAGCGTTATTCTTTTGGTATTGGTTGGAGTTGTTTTTATAACAGGTCCAGCAGGATTACTAAAAACATTAACAGGAGTAAATACACAAATATGGGTTGGAGTAATAATTCTTTATTATATAATGGCTACTGTTTTGCCAATAGATAAGTTAATTGGAAAAATATATCCTTTATTTGGAGCAGCTTTATTAATTATGGCAGTAGGTGTAGCAGGAGGATTAATAATAAAGGGATATAACATACCAAATATAAATTTACAAAATATGAATCCAAATGGAACACCCCTATTCCCATATTTATTTATAACAATAGCATGTGGGGCAATATCAGGTTTTCATGCAACACAATCACCACTTATGGCAAGATGTGTTGAAAGAGAAAGTGAAGCAAGACCAGTATTTTATGGTTCAATGGTTGCAGAAGGAATAATAGCTTTAGTTTGGGCAGCAGCAGCTATGTCATACTTCCATGGTATACCTCAACTTAATGTAATATTTAATGATGGTGGAGCAGCTACTGTTGTTAATACAGTATCTGTTGGATTGATGGGGCCTATTGGAGGAGCTTTGGCTATACTTGGTGTTGTAGCATGTCCTATAACTTCAGGTGATACAGCATTTAGAAGTGCTAGATTAACAATAGCTGATGCAATGAACTACAATCAAGATGCAGTTAAAAATAGATTTTTAATAGCTTTACCACTATTTGCAGTAGGTGTTGCTCTTACATTTATAGATTTTAATATAATTTGGAGATACTTCTCTTGGGCAAATCAAACACTTGCTATGATAATGTTATGGACTGGTTCTGCATATTTGGTTAAAGCAAATAAAAACCACTACATAACTACATTGCCAGCGCTTTTTATGACTGTAGTAACATTTAGTTATATAATGCAGGCAAAAGAAGGTTTTAGACTACCAGTAAATATATCTAATGGAATAGGTGTTGCTGTTGCAATAATTCTTGGTATTTTATTCTTTAAAAAAGCTAAAGATATAAAAGAACAAAATACTCATAAATTAGCAAGTTAA
- a CDS encoding TraR/DksA C4-type zinc finger protein: MDTKKYKDKLLKERANLTNLVGDMKDNTLFGDTNKHTSEKYSSGELSSYDNHIGDMGTDLYMQNMQNSLINHEEGRLYQIDMALSKIENGTYGLCDLCHNKIDLERLDILPDTNLCNECAKKEEDLLGHASETPEVEDSNFYSTDLTNLTDLNKNGTLRD; encoded by the coding sequence ATGGATACTAAAAAATACAAAGATAAATTATTGAAAGAAAGAGCAAATTTGACTAATTTAGTGGGAGATATGAAAGACAATACTTTATTTGGAGATACAAATAAACATACCAGTGAAAAGTATTCATCAGGAGAGTTATCTAGTTATGATAATCATATAGGAGATATGGGAACAGATTTATATATGCAAAATATGCAAAATAGTTTAATAAATCATGAAGAAGGTAGATTGTATCAAATAGATATGGCATTATCTAAAATAGAAAATGGGACATACGGACTTTGTGATTTATGTCATAATAAAATAGATTTAGAAAGATTGGATATACTACCTGATACAAATTTATGCAATGAGTGTGCAAAAAAAGAAGAGGATTTATTAGGACATGCAAGTGAAACTCCTGAAGTGGAGGATTCTAATTTTTATTCAACAGACCTAACAAATTTAACTGATTTAAACAAAAACGGAACATTAAGAGATTAA
- a CDS encoding polysaccharide deacetylase family protein yields the protein MKKVMWGICICVLSIVGVYTYSHNTHNQNSVKEAYSLNDNIKNDYEDVIIKQGNEDEKILALTFDDGPDEDFTPQVLDILKKNNVKATFFVVGEKVAYNKELLKRQYEEGHEIGNHTFTHINVEKNSYNKVEKEITDTQNAVKSVIGVEPKIFRPPYRAMSKSVCDIIVSKGMNIILWSNLDPRDWSNPGVDSIINTILTKVQNGNIILLHDYNNKRNNKSQTIQALEVVIPKLKEKGYKFVTVSELIQHLDKNQQVQK from the coding sequence ATGAAAAAAGTAATGTGGGGTATATGTATATGTGTATTATCAATAGTAGGCGTATATACATATAGTCATAATACACATAATCAAAATAGCGTAAAAGAAGCTTATAGTCTAAATGACAATATAAAGAACGATTATGAAGATGTAATAATCAAGCAAGGAAATGAGGACGAAAAAATTTTAGCATTGACTTTTGATGATGGGCCAGATGAAGACTTTACACCACAAGTACTTGATATACTAAAGAAAAATAATGTAAAAGCAACTTTTTTTGTGGTTGGAGAAAAAGTTGCATATAACAAGGAATTACTAAAAAGACAGTATGAGGAAGGGCATGAGATAGGTAATCATACATTTACACATATAAATGTTGAAAAAAATAGTTATAATAAAGTAGAAAAAGAAATAACAGATACACAAAATGCTGTAAAGAGTGTAATTGGAGTAGAGCCCAAAATATTTAGACCTCCATATAGAGCTATGAGCAAAAGTGTATGTGATATTATAGTTTCTAAAGGTATGAATATAATTCTTTGGTCAAACTTGGACCCTAGAGATTGGTCAAATCCTGGCGTTGATAGTATTATTAATACCATTCTTACAAAAGTACAAAATGGAAATATAATACTTTTACATGATTATAATAATAAAAGAAACAATAAGTCACAGACTATACAGGCTTTGGAAGTAGTAATTCCCAAGTTAAAAGAAAAAGGGTATAAATTTGTAACAGTATCTGAACTTATACAACATTTAGATAAAAATCAACAAGTACAAAAATAA